One Oryza glaberrima chromosome 11, OglaRS2, whole genome shotgun sequence genomic region harbors:
- the LOC127754490 gene encoding probable alkaline/neutral invertase F, which translates to MKRVSSHVSIASEAEINLDLSRLLIDKPRLTLERKRSFDEQSWSELSHRQNDGFDSIMHSPAFPSGFDSPFSLGTLGDPHPLVNEAWEALRKSVVYFRGQPVGTIAAVDHASEEVLNYDQVFVRDFFPSALAFLMNNETDIVKNFLLKTLHLQSSEKMVDRFKLGAGAMPASFKVDRNRNRNTETLVADFGESAIGRVAPVDSGFWWIILLRAYTKYTADTSLAESPECQNCMRLILNLCLSEGFDTFPTLLCTDGCSMIDRRMGIYGYPIEIQALFYMALRCALQMLKPDGEGKDFIEKIGQRLHALTYHMRNYFWLDFPHLNNIYRYKTEEYSHTAVNKFNVIPDSIPDWVFDFMPCRGGYFLGNVSPAMMDFRWFALGNCIAIISSLATPEQSVAIMDLIEERWEELVGEMPLKICYPAIENHEWRIITGCDPKNTRWSYHNGGSWPVLLWLLTAACIKTGRPQMAKRAIELAESRLLKDGWPEYYDGKLGRFIGKQARKFQTWSIAGYLVARMMLEDPSTLMMISMEEDRPVKPTMRRSASWNA; encoded by the exons ATGAAGAGGGTGTCGTCCCACGTCTCCATCGCCTCGGAGGCGGAGATCAACCTCGATCTCTCGCGGCTCCTCATCGACAAGCCGAGGCTGACGCTGGAGAGGAAGAGGTCCTTCGACGAGCAGTCGTGGAGCGAGCTCTCCCACCGCCAGAACGACGGCTTCGACAGCATCATGCACTCCCCGGCGTTCCCCTCGGGCTTCGACTCGCCCTTCTCGCTGGGGACGCTCGGTGATCCCCACCCGCTCGTGAACGAGGCGTGGGAGGCTCTCAGGAAGTCCGTGGTGTACTTCCGGGGGCAGCCGGTTGGGACGATTGCCGCCGTCGACCATGCGTCCGAGGAGGTGCTCAATTATGATCAG GTTTTTGTGCGAGATTTTTTTCCAAGTGCATTGGCTTTTCTAATGAATAATGAGACTGATATAGTGAAAAACTTCCTCTTGAAAACACTCCACCTGCAAAGCTCGGAGAAAATGGTAGACCGTTTCAAGCTTGGAGCAGGAGCGATGCCTGCAAGTTTCAAGGTGGATCGTAATCGGAACAGAAACACTGAAACTTTAGTTGCAGATTTTGGTGAGAGTGCAATTGGGAGGGTGGCTCCAGTGGACTCTGGATTTTGGTGGATTATTCTACTCCGGGCATATACAAAGTATACGGCAGATACTAGTTTGGCAGAATCACCAGAGTGTCAGAACTGCATGAGGCTGATACTGAACCTATGCTTATCTGAGGGATTTGATACCTTCCCAACTCTGCTCTGCACAGATGGCTGCTCAATGATAGATCGTCGAATG GGTATATATGGTTATCCTATTGAGATCCAAGCTCTATTCTACATGGCGTTGAGATGTGCTCTGCAGATGCTTAAGCCAGATGGTGAAGGGAAGGATTTCATAGAAAAGATAGGGCAACGGCTACATGCTCTAACCTACCACATGAGGAATTACTTCTGGCTAGATTTCCCACACCTGAATAACATATACAGATATAAAACAGAAGAGTATTCACACACTGCTGTGAACAAATTTAATGTCATCCCGGATTCAATCCCTGATTGGGTGTTTGATTTCATGCCATGCCGGGGAGGCTACTTCCTTGGCAACGTGAGCCCAGCTATGATGGACTTTCGGTGGTTCGCCCTTGGAAATTGCATTGCCATTATATCATCTCTGGCTACTCCAGAGCAATCAGTGGCAATAATGGATCTGATTGAGGAGCGGTGGGAAGAGCTAGTTGGTGAGATGCCTCTGAAGATATGTTACCCTGCAATTGAGAACCATGAATGGAGAATAATCACTGGCTGCGACCCGAAGAACACCCGGTGGAGTTATCACAATGGAGGATCATGGCCAG TTCTCCTGTGGCTGCTGACAGCAGCCTGCATCAAGACTGGGCGTCCGCAGATGGCGAAGCGCGCCATTGAGCTCGCCGAGTCCAGGCTACTGAAGGACGGCTGGCCAGAGTACTACGATGGCAAGCTGGGACGGTTCATCGGCAAGCAGGCCAGGAAGTTCCAGACATGGTCCATCGCTGGCTACCTCGTAGCCCGTATGATGCTGGAGGACCCGTCGACGCTGATGATGATCTCCATGGAGGAAGACCGGCCGGTGAAGCCGACCATGCGACGGTCGGCATCATGGAATGCCTGA